In one window of Opitutus sp. GAS368 DNA:
- a CDS encoding Gfo/Idh/MocA family oxidoreductase, whose translation MSKPVRIGVIGAGGNTRTRHIPGFKAIPGVEVVAVCNRTLASGEKVAKEFGIPKVTDNWKEIVEAPNIDAICIGTWPNLHGKLTVAALRAGKHVLTEARMARNLAEAELMLAESKLHPRLVAQIVPAPLSLPFDATIIDLLQAGTLGTLREVFLTATTDGLADSALPLSWRQNLTLSGKNTLYLGIYYEMILRWLGRAVTSLVADAAIFSKERKDEEGVPQATTIPESVTVLGSYAAATAPTAATNAPWAVNWQPTGARLVAHFSGVETSAPRAEIRVNGSKGGLRLDLAKGELWLRLRGEAEKPVVIAPEKRGAWRVEADFIDSIRDGKPVRLTDFETGVKYMQFTEAVWESWSNGRWRVTL comes from the coding sequence ATGAGCAAGCCCGTCCGCATCGGGGTCATCGGCGCCGGGGGCAACACGCGGACGCGGCACATTCCCGGTTTCAAGGCCATCCCCGGGGTCGAGGTGGTGGCGGTGTGCAACCGGACCCTGGCGTCCGGCGAAAAGGTCGCCAAGGAATTCGGCATTCCCAAGGTTACGGACAACTGGAAGGAGATCGTCGAGGCGCCGAACATTGATGCCATCTGCATCGGCACGTGGCCGAATCTGCACGGCAAGCTGACGGTGGCGGCGCTGCGCGCCGGCAAGCACGTGCTGACCGAGGCGCGGATGGCCCGCAACCTGGCCGAGGCCGAGCTGATGCTGGCCGAATCCAAACTGCATCCCCGGCTCGTGGCGCAGATCGTGCCGGCGCCGCTATCGCTGCCCTTTGACGCCACGATCATCGATCTGCTCCAGGCCGGCACGCTCGGCACGCTGCGGGAGGTTTTCCTGACGGCGACGACGGACGGGCTGGCCGACAGCGCGCTGCCGCTCAGCTGGCGGCAGAACCTGACCCTGAGCGGGAAAAACACCCTCTACCTCGGCATCTATTACGAAATGATCCTGCGCTGGCTGGGGCGCGCCGTGACCTCGCTGGTGGCCGACGCGGCCATCTTCTCCAAGGAGCGGAAGGACGAGGAAGGCGTCCCGCAAGCCACGACGATTCCGGAAAGCGTGACGGTGCTGGGCAGTTACGCGGCGGCCACGGCGCCCACGGCGGCCACCAATGCTCCCTGGGCGGTCAACTGGCAGCCCACCGGGGCCCGGTTGGTCGCCCATTTCAGCGGCGTGGAAACCTCCGCGCCGCGCGCCGAGATCCGGGTCAACGGCAGCAAGGGCGGCCTGCGGCTGGATCTGGCCAAGGGCGAGCTTTGGCTGCGCCTGCGCGGCGAGGCGGAAAAACCGGTGGTCATCGCCCCGGAGAAGCGCGGCGCCTGGCGGGTCGAGGCGGATTTCATCGACAGCATCCGCGACGGGAAGCCGGTCCGGCTGACGGATTTCGAGACCGGCGTGAAATACATGCAGTTCACCGAGGCCGTCTGGGAGTCGTGGAGCAACGGCCGCTGGCGCGTGACGCTGTAG
- the rplU gene encoding 50S ribosomal protein L21, with amino-acid sequence MKATIKTQGKQFSVSEGDILIVDRYPKTEAGSTVEINEVLAAGEGENFKVGTPFLTGASVKAKVLENKRGKKVIVFKMRKRKGSKRKRGHRQELSVIKIESIKA; translated from the coding sequence ATGAAAGCCACTATCAAAACACAGGGGAAGCAGTTCTCGGTCAGCGAGGGCGATATCCTCATCGTGGACCGCTATCCCAAGACGGAAGCCGGCTCCACGGTCGAAATCAACGAAGTCCTCGCCGCGGGCGAAGGCGAGAATTTCAAGGTCGGCACCCCCTTCCTCACCGGCGCCTCGGTCAAGGCCAAGGTCCTCGAGAACAAGCGCGGCAAGAAGGTCATCGTTTTCAAGATGCGCAAGCGCAAGGGCTCGAAGCGCAAGCGCGGCCATCGTCAGGAGCTCTCTGTCATCAAGATCGAGTCCATCAAAGCCTAA
- the scpB gene encoding SMC-Scp complex subunit ScpB, whose amino-acid sequence MAFDLKRVLKVMLFASNGPLSVKDIQTAISRFHEQATTLPLVEPGAGSGEQRDNPEAAAPAPAEPEEPVLPAAVEDDEFYRDVPALVTTAQIREAIDSISLELQAAASEIVLVEGHNGWRLVTHPRFARWVRLLRNEPPPVKLSPSSLETMAVIAYRQPVTRAEIEQIRGVSAEAGLNKLLERDLVYIVGRADLPGRPIQYGTTDAFLEFVGIKSLDELPASDVLSPRQIDAWLQTSNNPRAAGDADMGLDETEEQQMSLEQAAAPEQPAS is encoded by the coding sequence ATGGCCTTTGATCTCAAACGTGTCTTGAAAGTGATGCTGTTCGCCTCGAACGGGCCGCTTTCGGTGAAAGATATCCAGACGGCGATCAGCCGTTTCCACGAGCAGGCAACAACGCTGCCGCTGGTCGAGCCGGGAGCAGGGAGCGGGGAGCAGCGGGACAACCCTGAAGCCGCCGCTCCGGCCCCTGCCGAGCCGGAGGAGCCCGTGCTGCCCGCCGCGGTCGAAGACGATGAATTCTACCGCGACGTGCCGGCCCTGGTCACGACCGCCCAGATCCGCGAGGCGATCGACAGCATCTCGCTGGAGTTGCAGGCTGCGGCCAGCGAGATCGTGCTGGTCGAGGGTCACAACGGCTGGCGGCTGGTCACGCACCCGCGCTTCGCCCGCTGGGTGCGCCTGCTGCGCAACGAGCCGCCGCCGGTCAAGCTGAGCCCGTCGTCCCTCGAGACCATGGCCGTGATCGCCTACCGTCAGCCGGTGACGCGCGCCGAGATCGAGCAGATCCGCGGCGTGTCCGCCGAGGCCGGTCTCAACAAATTGCTCGAGCGCGACCTCGTCTACATCGTCGGACGCGCCGACCTGCCGGGCCGGCCGATCCAATACGGCACGACCGACGCCTTCCTCGAGTTTGTCGGCATCAAGTCCCTCGACGAGCTGCCGGCCTCGGACGTGCTCTCGCCCCGGCAGATTGACGCCTGGCTGCAGACCTCGAACAACCCGCGGGCGGCCGGTGACGCCGACATGGGGCTCGACGAGACCGAGGAGCAACAGATGTCGCTCGAACAGGCGGCGGCGCCGGAGCAACCGGCCTCATGA
- the rpmA gene encoding 50S ribosomal protein L27, giving the protein MAHKTGQKSSSNGRDSASKRLGVKIFGGQKVLAGGIIIRQRGSKHHAGKGVGTGRDWTLFALRDGTVEFDKAHRKVNVV; this is encoded by the coding sequence ATGGCACATAAAACAGGTCAAAAATCCTCCAGCAACGGCCGCGACAGCGCGTCCAAGCGCCTCGGCGTCAAAATTTTTGGCGGCCAGAAGGTCCTCGCCGGCGGCATCATCATCCGCCAGCGCGGCTCCAAGCACCACGCCGGCAAGGGCGTCGGCACCGGCCGCGATTGGACGCTCTTCGCGCTCCGCGACGGCACCGTCGAGTTCGACAAGGCCCACCGCAAGGTGAACGTCGTCTGA
- a CDS encoding glucose-6-phosphate isomerase, translating to MTWNRFKSLYYTHPKLGLSLDVSRMPFPDDFLGLMEPKLKQAFTDMAALEAGAIANPDEKRMVGHYWLRAPELAPTAELRTAITSTLAAIKDFTTKVHQGTLTAPGGARFKEVLVIGIGGSALGPQFVSHALGRLKGGRDKMGVSFFDNTDPDGIDYVLKTLGRRLKQTLVIVISKSGGTAETRNGMLEAQAAFKAAGLDFAKHFVAVTGEGSKLDQVAQQEGWLARFPMWDWVGGRTSELCAVGLLPAALQGIKIDQMLAGAAAMDAVTRKKSSRDNPAALLALMWYWATDGRGTKDMVVLPYKDRLLLFSRYLQQLVMESLGKETDLAGHVVNQGIAVYGNKGSTDQHAYVQQLREGVNNFFVTFIEVLKDRSADTSLEVEPGVTSGDFLQGFLLGTRDALSEKNRHSITITVNEVSPKTIGMLIALYERAVGLYASLVGINAYHQPGVEAGKKAAGGVITLKLKIDAALQAAPGTGFTAETLAARLGAPDRTELVFKVLEHLAANPGGKVVKTAQKPWSDSTYTWQG from the coding sequence ATGACCTGGAACCGCTTCAAGTCACTCTACTACACCCACCCGAAGCTCGGCCTGTCGCTCGACGTCAGCCGCATGCCTTTCCCGGATGATTTCCTGGGCTTGATGGAGCCCAAGCTCAAGCAAGCCTTCACCGACATGGCCGCCCTCGAGGCCGGCGCCATCGCCAACCCCGACGAGAAGCGCATGGTCGGCCATTACTGGCTCCGCGCGCCCGAGCTCGCCCCGACGGCGGAGCTGCGCACCGCCATCACCTCGACGCTCGCCGCCATCAAGGACTTCACGACCAAGGTGCACCAGGGCACCCTCACCGCGCCGGGCGGGGCCAGGTTCAAGGAGGTCCTCGTCATTGGCATCGGCGGCTCGGCGCTCGGGCCGCAGTTCGTCAGTCACGCCCTCGGCCGGCTCAAGGGCGGCCGCGACAAGATGGGCGTCTCCTTCTTCGACAACACCGATCCGGACGGCATCGACTACGTCCTGAAGACGCTCGGCCGCCGCCTGAAGCAGACGCTCGTGATCGTCATCTCGAAATCCGGCGGCACGGCCGAGACCCGCAACGGCATGCTCGAGGCGCAAGCGGCCTTCAAGGCCGCCGGGCTCGACTTCGCGAAGCATTTTGTCGCCGTCACCGGCGAGGGCTCGAAGCTCGACCAGGTCGCGCAGCAGGAAGGCTGGCTCGCCCGCTTCCCGATGTGGGACTGGGTCGGTGGCCGCACCTCGGAGCTCTGCGCCGTGGGCCTGCTGCCCGCCGCCCTGCAGGGCATCAAGATCGACCAGATGCTCGCCGGCGCCGCGGCCATGGACGCCGTCACGCGCAAGAAATCCTCCCGCGACAATCCCGCCGCGCTGCTGGCGCTCATGTGGTATTGGGCCACCGACGGCCGCGGCACGAAGGACATGGTTGTCCTCCCCTACAAGGACCGCCTGCTGCTCTTCTCGCGCTATCTCCAGCAGCTCGTCATGGAGTCGCTCGGCAAGGAGACCGACCTCGCCGGCCATGTGGTCAACCAGGGCATCGCCGTCTACGGCAACAAGGGCTCGACCGACCAGCATGCCTACGTGCAGCAGCTCCGCGAGGGCGTGAACAATTTCTTCGTCACCTTCATCGAGGTCCTCAAGGACCGCAGCGCCGACACCTCGCTCGAGGTCGAGCCGGGCGTCACGAGCGGCGATTTCCTGCAGGGTTTCCTGCTCGGCACGCGGGACGCGCTCAGCGAGAAGAACCGCCACTCGATCACGATCACGGTCAATGAGGTTTCACCGAAGACCATCGGCATGCTGATCGCCCTCTACGAGCGCGCCGTGGGCCTCTACGCCTCGCTCGTCGGCATCAACGCCTACCACCAGCCCGGCGTCGAGGCGGGCAAGAAGGCCGCCGGCGGCGTCATCACGCTCAAGCTCAAGATCGATGCCGCCCTCCAGGCCGCCCCGGGAACCGGTTTCACCGCCGAGACGCTCGCGGCCAGGCTGGGCGCCCCTGACCGGACCGAACTCGTCTTCAAGGTGCTCGAGCATCTCGCGGCCAACCCGGGCGGCAAGGTGGTCAAGACCGCCCAGAAGCCCTGGTCCGACTCGACCTACACCTGGCAAGGTTGA